The genomic window TATCCTATTTTCAAAAAATGTTTTTCATAGATGAAGAAGTATTTCTCAACCATGCAAAAACAGACAGCTATGTAAAAAAATCGTATCAGTTATTGGGAGATTTAGTAGATCAGGTATCAAGAGAGTATAATCTCCAAGTAGACAATAGAGATAATCTGATTTGGCATCTGCATAATACAGCACATCTGCATCGCCAGGAATTATCGACAGAGTTTATCTTATTTGATCAAAAAGGCAATACAATCAAAAACTTTCAAAATATTTTCCCTCGATTTGTTTCAGAGGTGAAGGAAGGGATTGAACATTATCTAGAGGCTTTGGATATGGATCGTAATTCAATGAAGGTCAATCATTTGTCTTATACTTTTATCACTCACAGCAAACACTTAGTGTTAAATCTTTTACAAAATCAACCTAAATTAAAGGTTTTGGTCATGAGTAATTTTGATCAGTATCATGCAAAATCAGTAGCTGAGACACTTTCTTACTATTGCAGTAACAATTTTGAACTGGAGGTTTGGGGTGAATTAGAGTTATCCCTTGATGCTCTAAAAGAATCACCTTACGACATCATTATTTCTAATTTTATTATTCCTCCTATTGAAAATAAGAGACTGATCTATTCCAATAATGTCAATACAGTCGCTCTCATCTCCTTGCTTAACGCAATGATGTTTATTCGATTAGACGAGTAACTAAGAATAAAAAAACGCTATCTAGCGTTTTTTCTTATAAGAAAAGAATTTCATCTGTATTAGACTCAGAAGATCCTAAAAAACTAAGCAAAAATGTTGAAATATAAGTGATTTTTGGAAGATACTTGAGGGGATATTATTTAAAACGGGATAACTAAACTGGTCAAAAAATGATTGAGAAATAGTTGCTAAAAAAGCGGTTGCATGATACTATATATTAAAAGGAGGTGAGAATATGGTAGAGCAAAAAAAATCCATTACCATGAAAGATGTTGCTCTAGAAGCGGGAGTTAGCGTTGGGACTGTTTCACGTGTGATCAACAAAGAAAAAGGCATCAAAGAAGTAACCTTGAAAAAAGTGGAACAGGCGATTAAAACCTTGAATTATATTCCGGATTACTACGCAAGAGGAATGAAAAAAAATCGAACGGATACGATAGCTCTAATCGTACCAAGCATCTGGCATCCATTTTTTTCTGAATTTGCCATGCATGTGGAAAATGAAGTGTATAAGAGAAATAATAAATTGCTCTTATGTTCGATAAATGGAACCAACCGAGAACAAGACTATCTGGAAATGTTGCGTCATAATAAGGTTGATGGAGTTGTTGCCATTACCTATAGTCCAATTGAGAACTACCTAACTTCAGGAATTCCCTTTGTTAGTATTGACCGTACCTACTCGGATCTTGACATCCCGTGTGTATCCTCTGATAATGATGCAGGTGGACGAGAAGCCGCGAGGCAACTCATTAAAAAAGGGTGTCAGCATTTGGCTTTTGTAGGTGGGCACAATACAACCATTAATGAAACGAAACGACGTAGGATTTCATTTGAGAAGTATGTCCAAGAAAATAATATACCTTTTAGTATCTTTGACCTAGATGAGACCGTTTCTGATTACCACGAAAAGTTAGAGCAATTTTTAGTGGAGAATCCTTCCATAGATGGAATTTTTACCATTAATGATTTCGCTGCTTTAGATGTTATTGAAATATTAGAGACAAATGGTAAACAAATCCCTGATGATGTTCAAATTATTGGGTATGATGGAATAAAAATGGCTGGAGATAGAAATTTTCTACTTTCAACAATTAAACAACCTTTGGAAGAAATGGCAAAAGAAGCTGTTCGTATTTTGTTTGATATTCTTGATGGAAAGACTGTTAATTTACAGACAATCTTACCAGTAGCATTTATTAAAGGAAAAACAACAAAAAAATAAAAGTAAGTCTTGACAGAAAACGCTATCAATGTTAAAATGAAGTCAAATAAAAGAGATTTATTTTTTAAAACAAAATTGAAACGTTTCAAATAATGATTAGAGAGCGCCGTGCGCTATCTTTTCTGAAACAAAATTGAAACGTTTCAAAAAGGAGGTTGCTATGAATAGCAAAGCGAAGCAAGTTTCTCTTTGGGAACGAATCAAGAAACAGAAACTCTTGTTATTGATGACCGTCCCCGGTTTAGTTTTGACATTTATCTTCAAGTACATTCCTATGTATGGTGTTTTGATAGCCTTTAAAGATTATAATCCCCTAAAAGGAATTATGGGAAGTGACTGGGTAGGATTTTCTGAGTTTACAAAATTTTTGTCTTCACCCAACTTTGGAATCTTGTTGGCTAATACTCTTAAATTGAGTGTTTATGGCTTGTTGCTTGGTTTTTTACCACCAATTATACTTGCGATTATGCTCAATCAGCTCTTGAGTGAAAAAGTTAAGAAACGGATTCAGCTTATTCTATATGCTCCAAACTTTATTTCTGTAGTTGTTATTGTCGGAATGATTTTCCTCTTCTTTTCAGTTGGAGGACCAATCAATAGCTTTCTTTCTATGTTTGGTATCAAAGCGGATTTTCTAACGGATCCAGACTTCTTCCGTCCGCTCTATATCTTTAGTGGTATCTGGCAAGGAATGGGTTGGGCTTCGACACTCTATACAGCGACCTTGGTGAACGTCGATCCTGCCTTGGTAGAAGCCGCTAGACTTGATGGTGCTAATATTTTCCAACGAATCTGGCATATTGACCTTCCTGCTTTGAAGCCAATCATGGTTATCCAGTTTATCTTGGCGGCAGGTGGCATTATGAATGTCGGTTATGAGAAGGCCTTCTTGATGCAAACATCTCTAAACCTTCCAACATCTGAAATTATCTCAACCTATGTCTATAAAGTTGGTCTTGTGTCGGGAGATTATTCTTACTCAACAGCTGTCGGTTTGTTTAATGCAGTGATTAATGTGGTCTTGCTAGTCGCTGTTAACCAAATCGTTAAACGTATGAATAATGGTGAAGGAATTTAAGGAGGAAAACATGAAAAATTCGATCATGGATACAAAATTTGATAGACGTATCTTGCTCTTAAACAAAATCATTATTGTCTTTATCGTTTTGATTACCTTGCTTCCTTTACTTTATATCGTAGTGGCATCCTTTATGGATCCGAAAGTTTTGGTTAGTAGGGGGATTAGTTTTAATCCAGCGGACTGGACAGTAGAAGGGTATCAGCGTGTATTTAGTGACCAATCCATTCTAAAAGGCTTTATTAACTCATTGCTCTATTCTTTTGGCTTTGCAACGTTGACAGTCTTACTATCGGTATTCACTGCCTATCCTTTATCTAAAAAAGATTTAGTAGGGCGTCGTTGGATTAACTATTTCCTTATTGTGACCATGTTCTTTGGTGGAGGTTTGGTTCCAACTTACTTATTGGTAAAAGATTTGGGCATGCTCAACACCCCGTGGGCTATTATCGTACCAGGTGCAATCAATGTTTGGAATATTATTCTTGCTAGAGCTTATTTCCAAGGATTGCCTGAAGAATTGGTTGAAGCTGCGGTCATTGATGGAGCAAATGATTTACAGATATTCTTTAAAATCATGCTTCCTCTTGCAAAACCAATTATGTTCGTTCTCTTTCTTTACGCTTTTGTTGGTCAGTGGAACTCATACTTTGATGCAATGATTTATATCAAGGATCCAAACTTGGAACCATTGCAACTGGTTCTTCGTAAAATTCTCATTCAAAGCCAACCAGGTCAGGACATGATTGGAGCGCAGGCAGCCATGAATGAAATGAAACGCTTGGCTGAATTGATCAAATATGCAACCATTGTCATTTCAAGCTTACCATTGATCGTTATGTATCCATTCTTCCAAAAATACTTTGATAAAGGAATTATGGCTGGTTCACTTAAAGGTTAATAAAATAGAAAAAAATAAGGAGTTTTATCATGAAATTCAAAACATTCTCAAAATCAGCAGTTTTGTTGACAGCTAGTTTAGCGGTGCTTGCAGCCTGTGGCTCTAAAAATACAGCTTCTAGTCCAGATTATAAGTTGGAGGGCGTAACATTCCCACTTCAAGAAACAAAAACCTTGAAATTTATGACTGCTAGCTCACCACTAGCTCCTAAAGACCCAAATGAAAAGCTGATTTTGCAACGTTTAGAGAAGGAAACAGGGGTTCATATTGAGTGGACCAACTACCAATCAGATTTTGCAGAAAAGAGAAACCTGGATATTTCTAGTGGTGATTTGCCAGACGCTATCCACAATGACGGTGCTTCAGATGTGGACTTGATGAACTGGGCTAAGAAAGGGGTTATCATTCCAGTTGAAGATTTAATTGAAAAATACATGCCAAATCTAAAAAAAATTATGGATGAAAATCCAGAATATAAGGCATTGATGACAGCACCTGATGGACATATCTATTCATTCCCATGGATTGAAGAACTTGGATCTGGCAAAGAGTCTATCCACAGTGTTAACGATATGGCCTGGATTAACAAAGATTGGCTTAAAAAACTTGGGCTTGAAATGCCAAAAACTACTGATGAACTTATCAAAGTCTTAGAAGCGTTTAAAACGCAAGATCCAAACGGGAACGGTGAAGCAGACGAAATTCCATTTACTTTTATCAGTGGAAACGGAAATGAAGACTTTAAATTCCTCTTTGGAGCCTTTGGTGTCGGGGATAACGATGATCATATCGTAGTTGGAAATGATGGGAAAGTTGACTTTACAGCAGATAACGATGACTATAAAGAAGGTGTGAAATTCATCCGTCAATTGCAAGAAAAAGGCTTGATTGATAAGGAAGCTTTTGAACACGATTGGAATGGTTATATTGCTAAAGGTCATGATCAAAAATACGGTGTTTATTTCACGTGGGACAAGAACAATGTCACAGGAAGCAATGATAGCTATGATGTTTTACCTGTCCTTGCTGGTCCAAGTGGTCAAAAACATGTAGCTCGTACAAATGGTATGGGATTTGCGCGTGATAAGATGGTCATCACTAGTGTCAACAAAAACCTTGAATTGACAGCTAAATGGATTGATGCCCAATACGCACCTCTTCAATCTGTTCAAAACAACTGGGGAACTTATGGAGATGACAAGCAACAAAATATCTTTGAATTTGACCAAGCAACTAACAGCCTCAAACATTTGCCACTAAACGGAACTGCACCAGCAGAACTTCGTCAAAAAACTGAAGTTGGTGGGCCGCTTGCTATCTTGGACTCTTACTATGGTAAAGTGACAACTATGCCAGATGATGCCAAATGGCGTTTAGATCTCATCAAACAATACTATGTGCCTTACATGAGTAATGATAATAACTATCCGAGAGCCTTCATGACTCAGGAAGATTTGGACAAGATTGCCCACATCGAGGCAGATATGAATGATTATATCTACCGTAAACGAGCTGAATGGATTGTCAATGGCAATATTGATACTGAGTGGGAAGACTATAAGAAAGAACTTGAAAAATACGGACTTTCAGACTACCTCACTATCAAGCAAAAATACTATGATCAATATCAAGCAAATAAGAACTAGAGGTTGATTATGGTTGATAGAACATTTACAGTAGAAAAAGCCAATCGTTTTATAGCAGAAAATAAACATCTTGTTAATCATCAATTTAAGCCAGAAGAACATTTTTCAGCTGAGATTGGCTGGATCAATGATCCAAATGGATTTGTCTATTTTCGTGGAGAGTACCATCTCTTTTATCAGTTCTATCCTTATGATAGTGTCTGGGGACCAATGCACTGGGGTCATGCTAAAAGTAAGGACTTGGTGACTTGGGAGCACTTGCCGGTGGCACTTGCTCCTGACCAAGACTACGATCGCAATGGTTGCTTCTCAGGATCAGCTATCGTCAAAGACGATCGCCTCTGGCTCATGTATACTGGACACATCGAAGAAGAAACCGGTGTCCGTCAAGTGCAAAATATGGCATTTTCAGACGACGGGATTCACTTTGAAAAGATTTCCCAAAATCCAGTTGCAACAGGAGCAGATTTGCCAGACGAGTTGATTGCGGCTGATTTCCGTGATCCAAAACTCTTTGAAAAAGATGGTCGCTATTACTCCGTAGTAGCTGCCAAACACAAGGATAATGTGGGCTGTGTCGTTCTACTAGGGTCCGATAACCTAGTAGAATGGCAGTTCGAATCCATCTTTTTAAAAGGGGTAGAACACCAAGGCTTTATGTGGGAATGTCCAGACTACTTTGAGTTAGATGGAAAAGACTGCATCATTATGTCACCAATGCGCTATCAACGTGAGGGAGATTCTTACCACAATATCAATTCTTCTGTTTTGGTTACAGGTAAGGTAGACTGGGCAGCTAAACAGTTCATTCCTGAAACAGTAGACGAAATCGACCATGGCCAAGATTTCTATGCACCACAGACATTAGAGGATGACCAAAATCGTCGTATCATGATTGCCTGGATGCAGATGTGGGGACGTACACTTCCAAATCATAATCAGGGTCACAAGTGGGCTGGTGTCATGACTCTACCTAGAATCCTCCGATTGGAAGATGGTAAACTCAGACAATTCCCTATAAAAAAAGGAAAAAGAATCCAAATTGACAACGATTGTCGTTACCACTTAGGAAATGATACAGATTATCTTGAATTTGGCTATGATAGTAAAACAAAACAAGTTTACCTTGATCGAAGCCATCTAGCCCAAAAGATTCTGGGTGAAGAATTGGATACCAGTAGACGGTATGTAAATATTGAAGCTAAAGAATTGGAAGTTATTCTAGATAAAAATTCCATCGAGGTTTTTGTCAATCAAGGCGAAGCAAGCTTGACTGCAACTTATTACTTAACAGTGCCAGCTGAGTTATTACGAATCAATTAAAAATTAATACTCTTCGAAAATCTCTTCAAACCACGTCAGCGTCGCCTTGCCGTATATATAGGTAACTGACTTCATCAGTCTTATCCACAACCTCAAAACAGTGTTTTGAGCTGACTTCGTCAGTTCTATCTACAACCTCAAAGCAGTGCTTTGAGCAGCCTACGGCTAGCTTCCTAGTTTGCTCTTTGATTTTCATTGAGTATAAGTTATTTCTCCTAAAGAAAAAGTTCTCTTTCAAGCAAAATGGAAAGAGAACTTTTTTCTAGTTTAGCTGAGAATGTTTCAGTTTAAACATCTCAATTTTATCATTGCAGTAAGCGATTAATTTTTGAGCTTTTTCAAAATCATATCCTTTTTCAGATACTGCCTTCACTATCTTCTCATCAAAATAGGAGCCAGTTAAACCAGTGATTTCTTCTGATAAGGTGAGGTAATAGCCTGTTTCAATCCCCTCATCCAGATCTTTTGAAAGAGACTTCATCAATCGTCCGAAGAGAGACTTTTTCGTCTTTTCATCACTGGAATCATTCCCCAAGTTAGTTGAAATCAAGCCAGGATGGTAGGAATTTATGGTGATGGTTGAACCTATTAAAAAGAACTCTCTAGCCAGATAGCGTGTCATCCAAATAGTGTAGAGCTTAGAATTATTGTAGGCTAAACCAGGATTGTAGTTCTTCTCAAATCCAAAGTCCAAATCCTTGACCTTGGCAAAACGATGCATATAGGAGGAAGTATTGATGACACGGCCATCAGGCGAATTTTCTAACAAGGGACTTAACTCAGTTGTTAAAACATAGGGAACGAGAACCGATAACATAAAGGTTCGTTCGATGTTTTCAGTACTCGTTTTTCGCTCTTTCCCGGCATATAGTCCTGCGTTGTTAAACAAGACATCGATACTTTCAAAATCTCGCTTGATTTCCTCCACAAATCGATAAACGTCCTCTAATTTTGAAAAATCTGCCAAGTAGCTAGACACTCGGCCTCTCAAGGACACTGCACGAACCTCTTGAGTGGCCAATTCCAGTTTTTGAGGATTGCGACCATGGAGGATGACATGATGGCCTTCACTGGCCAGTTTTTTTGCTAAATGCTTACCGATACCGTCAGTAGCACCTGTTATTAGAATTGTTTTGACCATATTAATCCTCCAAGAAAGCCATTAATTCTTTTGAAAATTCGTCTGCATATTGGAAAATCGAACCATGCCCTGCATTGGGATAGATAATGAGCTTGCTTTCTTTTATTTTCTCATGCATGTCATAAGAATTTTCAGTCGGAACCTGCATATCCTTATCTCCGTTGACGATTAAGGTTGGTTGAGTGATGAAGCCAAGGTCGTCCTGCGCATCCTTCCCCCAACATTTAATAGCTTTGAGTTGAGTCAAGAATCCTGGTACGTCCATGTCTTTATCTGCAAATTCCTTGGTGCGCATACCCATTCGGCCCAGAACTTTTAGGGCTTCGATTTTACCTTGTTCATCATGATTGTAGAAGATATAGCGCTTAGGGTCGATCCGTTCGAGTCCAGCTTTAAACATATAGTTAAAGGTTTTCCCGGTCACCTTATCGACCTCTTTTCCACCTCGAGGTCCTGTTCCTGCTAAAATCAAGCGATTGACCAAATTCGGCTTGATTCGGACTATTTCTTGTGCAATCATACCTCCCATGGAAAGACCTAGGAGATTGATTTTATCGTAACCTAGTGCTTCGATAAAGGAAATCGTCTGCTCAGCCATCCCAGGAATCGTCGGAGCAACTTTTCCTTGACTGGCTCCAACACCAGGAAGATCAACTACAATGACATGGTGCTTTTCAGCAATCAAGTCTAGTAGTTTTGGATCCCAGTTATCAAGAGTTGCTGCCAAATGGACAAGCATGAGAAGAGGTAGTTTTGATTTACCTTTACTGAGTTCGCGATAGGCAATTTGATTTCCTTGGATAGTGATGTATTGATTTTTTGTAGTAATATATGACATGATGTTTTCCTTTTTATTTCTTAAAGCTGAGGACTGTTTTACCACTAGAGCGCCCGTTAGCGACCTTGTCTAAGGCGCTATTTACTTCTTCAAATGGATAAACTGTATCGATAGATGGTTTGATTTCTAATTTACTAAAAAGGTCAGCTACCTCTTGTAATTGAGCACCGTTGCTTTCTACAAAGATGAAATGATAGTGAACACCATATTTTTCTGCCATCTTATCAAATTTGCGACCAGCTAAGCCGAGAATCATCTGTTTCCATTTTGGTAGCTTCATACGTTTGGCAAAGTCCCCGTTTGGCATAGCACGGAGAGACACAAGGTGGCCCCCTTTTTTCATGATAGACATTTGTTTTTCAGTTTCAGCCCCACCAAGGGTATCGAGTACATAATCCACCTCACTGACCGTTTTTGTATAATCCTCTGTCTTGTAATCGATAAAACGATCTGCTCCTAGTTTCAATACACGCTCAGCACTATCTCCAGCCCCATTAGTGATGACTTTCAAACCTTTGGCTTTGGTAATCGGAATGGCCATTCCACCAACTCCTCCAGTACCACCAGAGATAAAGATTGTTTTTCCAGCTTGAGCGCCCATGAGTTCTAAGGCTTGCATAATGGTTAGGGCAGTAAGAGGAACAGCAGCAGCTTCCTCATCAGATAGATAGTCTGGTACTTTGGCTAGAGCCTGGCTATCGACAGTTACGTATTCTGCAAAGGCACCGATATGGTCAAGTGGTAAACGACCAAAGACGCGATCTCCTACTTGAAAGTTGTTAACCTTCTTACCAATGCTTTCAATAATACCCACGCCTTCATTACCAGCAGTTTGAGGGAACTTGTAAGGAACAATCATCTTGACCTCACCACGTGAGATCATGTTATCCAGAGGATTGACACCAGCTGCGGTGACTTTGACCAAGACTTGTTTGTCTGTAATACTTGGTTTAGCGATTTCTGTGATGTTGAGTGTGATATTTTTTTTGTTATAAGTAGTGTGTTGTGCGACTTTCATATGATTTCTCTTTTCCTTTTTGATTTGATTTCATATACCTGTATCTAATACAAGTATATGTTGTTTCGAGTAAAAACTGACTTGCTATCAAATCAGTTCCGGACTTGTTTGGCTTGTTTATATAAATTGTCAATGACATCTTCTAAAGTTTGATTTTCTAATTCCTTCTCTAGTTGAGATTCGGCACTAGCGAAAAGCGGTGAAACTGCTCCTTGGATATGTTTTCCAACGGGACAATCAGGCTTGCTATTTTGGTGAACAGGAAATAAACTAATATGATTGATTTCTTGAGTTGCATAATAGATCTCAAGTAAAGTCATTTTCTTTGGAGACTTACTGAGTTGATAACCCGTTTTTCCTTGATGGGAATGAATCAGACCTTCATTTTTCAACAAGGCAATCACCTTACGAATGTAACTAGCATTGGTACCAACACTCTCAGCCAGAGCTTGTGAACTTAAGGCATCCTTGCTTTCACTAATCATGGTTAGGATATGTAAAGCAACTGAGAATTTTGTATCCATATGAACCCCTTTCTAAACCTGTATCCGATACAAGAACAAGTATATCACAATTAAAAAGAAAAGCAAGACTTTTGTTTTAAATTTTTAAAATTTTTTTGAAGAGTGTCATAAGATTAAAGATGTCTGGAAAGGAAGTTCATAAAAAATGTGGGGCAAATCTTGCTTAGACAAGCAAAAAAGCCTTGATTATCAAGGCTTTTTCCTGTTGTATTTAGATGCCCCCTGCATACATGAGTTATAATCCTTTAATTTGAAAAATGTTGATAGAATGGGCTTTTTAATGTGATAGACATGTATAAGTTTTGATAAGAGATGAGAAAAAATAGAAGAATGTCGGACAAATTTCGGACAAAATATATAAGAGGATGATTTAGATAATCTGGAAATATTTTATCAGAATTGAACCTTTTCTAACTTATTAAATTAGCATATAGCTTCTTTCTATATATAAATAGATGATACTATCAATGAAGATAAAATTTTGTCAATTCTAATCTTTTAAAAATTCTTTTCATAAACTTAAATATATTATTTCGTTAATGTTAAAATAAATGTAATATTTTTTTAGTACAATGATAATAAAGTATTTCAAATGCAATTTAGAGCTCTTACATAGTTAGGTTATTCACACTATAAAATTCGTACGAGAATTATTGAGAAAAATTTATGGATTAGTGCTAAAATAGCCTTAACGAAGATGGAAGAGCGATGATTGTCTTTTATAAAGAGGTGGATTATGACTGACTTTACATCGTTTAATAAAGCTTTAGAATATATTGATGCTAATTTAGATTCAGAAATTGAATTGTCAGAAATTTATCGAATAACTTCGTATTCATATGAAGTTTTTGCTAGAATTTTTTCGATTATAAGTGGTATTTCTTTAGGAGATTACATAAGGACTAGGAAGTTGAGTAAAGCGGCTGAGGATTTGCAGGAGAAGCGTGGGAATATTGCAGAAATAGCATTGATATATGGGTATAGTTCCTCTACTTCGTTTTCCTACGCATTTAAAAAGTTCCATGGGAAATCTCCATCGGATGTGAAGTCAGGACAAAGTTTCCGTATTGCTCAGCCGTTGAGACTTTCAGTATCAATCAGAGGAGGAGAATTTGATGCGAGCATTACAGAAAAAGAAACCTTTAAACTAGTAGGCGTTAGTCAGAAATTGAGTCCTAATGAAATGTCGCTGGAAGTTTGGCAGAGTCTAGAGCAAAAATTGCAAGAAAAATTAAGACATATTAAATCTAAAAGCATAGAAATGTATGGGCTTTATTTTGTAACTGAGGAAAATGATGAAAGTCAGTATATGATTGGTTATAGTATGTCTGATGATATAATTGAAAAGCAAGTAACTCGAAAAGGCCTTACTATTATTGAAATACCTTCGATGAAATATGCGGTTCTGCGCTTGGAAGGTGAGGTTACAACAAGCATTCATAACGCTTGGAGCTATTTAATTGAGGTTTTCTTGCCTCAAGAAGGATATAAATATGCGGATAGTTATGATTTGGAATTATATCACGGGAATGATGTTGAAAATTCCGATTTTTATATGGAGTTATGGGTGCCAATAAGAAAGTGTGAATAAAAGGAGTTTTATTATGGTAAACGCTATTGAGATTCGTAACTTAACAATTTCTTACTCTAATGGTAAGATTATTGATAATATTGATTTATTTTTAGAAAAAGGGAAGGTTTATGGTCTTGTAGGAGGAAACGGATCAGGGAAATCTACACTTGTTAATTGTATATTGGGTCTGCTTCCTTATAAAAGAGGGGAAATAGCTATTTTTGGCAAACAAATATACTTTAATAAAACTAGGAAATATGTTTTCTCTGTGTGTAGTGCTGTGTTGCAAGATGTTTCTCTACCTAAAAGACTCACAGTTAAGGAATGTTTACGGCTGTTTGCAATATTGGGGAAAGGTAATTTAGAAAAGGTTGAAGAAGTAATTCATCTTCTCCAACTAGATGAGCAAGAGGAAGTTGCTTATGATAAACTATCTTTTGGACAAAAACAAAGAGTTGTTATTGGCACTGCACTTTTACAAAATTTTGAAATTTTATTTTTAGATGAACCTACTAATGGCCTTGACATAGAAACTAGATATGCCTTATTTTCCATTATGAGTTCGCTACGACAGGAAGGAAAGACTATAGTATTTATTTCACATCGGGAAGAGGAAATTTCTGAAATTTGTGATGATATTATTTTTATTGAAAATAAAAAAGTAAAGGTTAGAAAGGGGAGTCTATCATGAAAAATCTACGAGCTATGATTGCATGCGAACTAAAAACCTTTATTAGAGAGCCGATGGGAGCAGCGTTTATTATTGTTTTTCCATTGATTATGTTCCTTAGTACTATTGTTTTACAAGGTAAAGCGGTTATACAAAGTACATTTCCAGGAAATGTTGGTATGACTGTTGCTGCCGCTGGGTTACTGGGAGTTACAATTAACTTGGCTATGAACCGTGAGAATAAAGTATTAAAGAGATTTCAAACAACAGGCCTTTCTTCTTTAACATTAATTTGTGCTGATTATATTGTCTTATGTATATTTTCAATCCTAGGGATATTAGCTCAACTTATTCTAGCTCTGCTGATCAATGGTATGTTTTTTACTAATTACACTCAATTTATTATTGACTTAATTATTTCATCAATTTACTTTTTTGCGTTAGCTTTCTTTATTGGTTCCTATGTAAAGGAAGTAAAATCTATTCATGCGATAACATCTACTTTATTTACTGTTATGATGATTTTTAGCGGGAGTACCTTTCCTTTAGATAATATGCCTACTCTAACTAAAGCGATTTCCAGTGTTTTACCGTTAACACAGGTAAATTTATTACTCCAGAGTGATTTGATTGGAACAGATTATAAATTTCGCGTAGCCTCTTATATGTATATATTTATAAGTACAATTGTATTCTTAGTAATTGGAAAAAAAACATTCAAGTGGGGGTGAAATAACATGAAAGTTCAAAAAAATTATTTGAATCATGATAATTCTTTGTTAAGAAATTTTACCAGTGAAGAGGATGCGAAGTCTACATTAGATTTGACTTCGTTTTTCTCCCCATACGGACCTTTTAAACGAAATTATTCATATTTT from Streptococcus oralis includes these protein-coding regions:
- a CDS encoding LacI family DNA-binding transcriptional regulator — its product is MVEQKKSITMKDVALEAGVSVGTVSRVINKEKGIKEVTLKKVEQAIKTLNYIPDYYARGMKKNRTDTIALIVPSIWHPFFSEFAMHVENEVYKRNNKLLLCSINGTNREQDYLEMLRHNKVDGVVAITYSPIENYLTSGIPFVSIDRTYSDLDIPCVSSDNDAGGREAARQLIKKGCQHLAFVGGHNTTINETKRRRISFEKYVQENNIPFSIFDLDETVSDYHEKLEQFLVENPSIDGIFTINDFAALDVIEILETNGKQIPDDVQIIGYDGIKMAGDRNFLLSTIKQPLEEMAKEAVRILFDILDGKTVNLQTILPVAFIKGKTTKK
- a CDS encoding ABC transporter permease codes for the protein MNSKAKQVSLWERIKKQKLLLLMTVPGLVLTFIFKYIPMYGVLIAFKDYNPLKGIMGSDWVGFSEFTKFLSSPNFGILLANTLKLSVYGLLLGFLPPIILAIMLNQLLSEKVKKRIQLILYAPNFISVVVIVGMIFLFFSVGGPINSFLSMFGIKADFLTDPDFFRPLYIFSGIWQGMGWASTLYTATLVNVDPALVEAARLDGANIFQRIWHIDLPALKPIMVIQFILAAGGIMNVGYEKAFLMQTSLNLPTSEIISTYVYKVGLVSGDYSYSTAVGLFNAVINVVLLVAVNQIVKRMNNGEGI
- a CDS encoding carbohydrate ABC transporter permease, with amino-acid sequence MKNSIMDTKFDRRILLLNKIIIVFIVLITLLPLLYIVVASFMDPKVLVSRGISFNPADWTVEGYQRVFSDQSILKGFINSLLYSFGFATLTVLLSVFTAYPLSKKDLVGRRWINYFLIVTMFFGGGLVPTYLLVKDLGMLNTPWAIIVPGAINVWNIILARAYFQGLPEELVEAAVIDGANDLQIFFKIMLPLAKPIMFVLFLYAFVGQWNSYFDAMIYIKDPNLEPLQLVLRKILIQSQPGQDMIGAQAAMNEMKRLAELIKYATIVISSLPLIVMYPFFQKYFDKGIMAGSLKG
- a CDS encoding ABC transporter substrate-binding protein; translated protein: MKFKTFSKSAVLLTASLAVLAACGSKNTASSPDYKLEGVTFPLQETKTLKFMTASSPLAPKDPNEKLILQRLEKETGVHIEWTNYQSDFAEKRNLDISSGDLPDAIHNDGASDVDLMNWAKKGVIIPVEDLIEKYMPNLKKIMDENPEYKALMTAPDGHIYSFPWIEELGSGKESIHSVNDMAWINKDWLKKLGLEMPKTTDELIKVLEAFKTQDPNGNGEADEIPFTFISGNGNEDFKFLFGAFGVGDNDDHIVVGNDGKVDFTADNDDYKEGVKFIRQLQEKGLIDKEAFEHDWNGYIAKGHDQKYGVYFTWDKNNVTGSNDSYDVLPVLAGPSGQKHVARTNGMGFARDKMVITSVNKNLELTAKWIDAQYAPLQSVQNNWGTYGDDKQQNIFEFDQATNSLKHLPLNGTAPAELRQKTEVGGPLAILDSYYGKVTTMPDDAKWRLDLIKQYYVPYMSNDNNYPRAFMTQEDLDKIAHIEADMNDYIYRKRAEWIVNGNIDTEWEDYKKELEKYGLSDYLTIKQKYYDQYQANKN
- a CDS encoding glycoside hydrolase family 32 protein, producing MVDRTFTVEKANRFIAENKHLVNHQFKPEEHFSAEIGWINDPNGFVYFRGEYHLFYQFYPYDSVWGPMHWGHAKSKDLVTWEHLPVALAPDQDYDRNGCFSGSAIVKDDRLWLMYTGHIEEETGVRQVQNMAFSDDGIHFEKISQNPVATGADLPDELIAADFRDPKLFEKDGRYYSVVAAKHKDNVGCVVLLGSDNLVEWQFESIFLKGVEHQGFMWECPDYFELDGKDCIIMSPMRYQREGDSYHNINSSVLVTGKVDWAAKQFIPETVDEIDHGQDFYAPQTLEDDQNRRIMIAWMQMWGRTLPNHNQGHKWAGVMTLPRILRLEDGKLRQFPIKKGKRIQIDNDCRYHLGNDTDYLEFGYDSKTKQVYLDRSHLAQKILGEELDTSRRYVNIEAKELEVILDKNSIEVFVNQGEASLTATYYLTVPAELLRIN
- a CDS encoding SDR family NAD(P)-dependent oxidoreductase, with protein sequence MVKTILITGATDGIGKHLAKKLASEGHHVILHGRNPQKLELATQEVRAVSLRGRVSSYLADFSKLEDVYRFVEEIKRDFESIDVLFNNAGLYAGKERKTSTENIERTFMLSVLVPYVLTTELSPLLENSPDGRVINTSSYMHRFAKVKDLDFGFEKNYNPGLAYNNSKLYTIWMTRYLAREFFLIGSTITINSYHPGLISTNLGNDSSDEKTKKSLFGRLMKSLSKDLDEGIETGYYLTLSEEITGLTGSYFDEKIVKAVSEKGYDFEKAQKLIAYCNDKIEMFKLKHSQLN